One segment of Fusarium oxysporum f. sp. lycopersici 4287 chromosome 15, whole genome shotgun sequence DNA contains the following:
- a CDS encoding hypothetical protein (At least one base has a quality score < 10), translating to METSLGCDAGSIEANAAQNCRDLISGVVVVGAARPFASDGG from the coding sequence ATGGAGACGTCGTTAGGGTGCGATGCAGGTTCGATCGAGGCGAATGCGGCGCAGAATTGCAGAGATCTCATTAGCGGCGTTGTTGTTGTGGGCGCTGCTCGGCCCTTCGCCAGCGATGGTGGTTGA